The genomic stretch TTTGGTATTTTATGTATATTCACAGGGAGTACTTGATTTTGAAGGAATGCCAAATCTTGTAATGGTAAGTATTGAAGACAATGATTATGAGATAGTTCCTGAAAAAATTATCAATTTCTTTATTCAAAATAAAGATTTATTCACAAGAGTTCATGAGATACAAAAAATTAGAAATAAGGAAAGTGTGCTTGGAGAAATCATTCCTATTATCGATGAAGTAAATATTATTGATAAGAGAGAAGTAGATATTGAGAAACTTGTTTATTCTCTTAAAGATGATATGGATAGTGAATTAGAAAAATCCATAAAACAAGTTGATCTTGAAGGAGATGAAATTCTCAATCTATTAAATAATAACTTCCCTCCAAAGATTAGCAAAATATTTGATGAAATTATCAATAAAAGAAAAGAAATTATTCGTGAAAAAACTGGAATAAGTTTTGACCCTTTTTTAAGAAAATATCCAATTGAAATAGATGATAGTGAAATTCAAAGAATTACACTTGAACAGTCATCTAAAAAAGAAAATGATATTTTCGACATTAAAAGAAGTGCTGCAATTGAATTGAATTCAATGAAAAATAAAGCTATTGCAGAAGTTGAAGATGCAATCAAATTTGATTACGAATTCAGTTTAGGTAGTTTCGCATATGAATATGACTTATGCAGACCGGAATTTAGCGAAGAAATTCAATTAGACGGAGCCCTTCATTTAGAATTAGCACTTAAAAAAGACAAAGAGTACATTCAAAAAGTAGATTATCAATTAACACAAGATGAAAACATTGCACTTTTAACAGGGGCAAACAGTGGAGGTAAAACAACATTACTTGAAACATTAACACAAATATCCATTATGGCACAAATGGGACTTCCAGTAAGTGCAAATAGTGCAAAAATTAAATTATTTGATGAAATTTATCATTTCTCCAAGAAACGATCCCTTGATGCTGGAGCATTTGAATCATTCTTAAATGTGTTCATACCAATTGTCACCACAAATAGTGAAAAGTTAGTGCTGTTAGATGAACTTGAAGGAATAACTGAACTTGATGCAGCAGTTAAAATCATATCCACATTCATAGATATGATAAAAGAATCCAATTCTTATGGAGTAATTGTAACCCATATGGCAAGAGAACTCATGAACTATACTGATATCCGAGTTGACGGTATTGAAGCAAAAGGATTGGATGAAAATTATAATTTAATTGTTGATAGAACACCTAAAATGAATTTCCTTGCAAAAAGTACACCAGAATTAATTCTAAAAAGAATATATGAAAAATCAGATGATGATTTAAAAGCAGTATATGCTAGGATTTTAGAA from Methanobrevibacter sp. encodes the following:
- a CDS encoding endonuclease MutS2, with product MQRERITLQNIKGIGDKISEKIIKSVGGEEELQKIVDNVDVEKIINIDGISQRKAIDIMNQLLNNPKYEFIKSDRAMELYEDIINKILAYSNTAYSKNRILLLSPSKDIKKINSQLDFVMDAKEHVSQLPIIKLRGLMKNLKEVEEVKAEYDPSKAILVESEEDNSYLTDLGLNQYYPIITANDSPLLQEEMMNYDLVFYVYSQGVLDFEGMPNLVMVSIEDNDYEIVPEKIINFFIQNKDLFTRVHEIQKIRNKESVLGEIIPIIDEVNIIDKREVDIEKLVYSLKDDMDSELEKSIKQVDLEGDEILNLLNNNFPPKISKIFDEIINKRKEIIREKTGISFDPFLRKYPIEIDDSEIQRITLEQSSKKENDIFDIKRSAAIELNSMKNKAIAEVEDAIKFDYEFSLGSFAYEYDLCRPEFSEEIQLDGALHLELALKKDKEYIQKVDYQLTQDENIALLTGANSGGKTTLLETLTQISIMAQMGLPVSANSAKIKLFDEIYHFSKKRSLDAGAFESFLNVFIPIVTTNSEKLVLLDELEGITELDAAVKIISTFIDMIKESNSYGVIVTHMARELMNYTDIRVDGIEAKGLDENYNLIVDRTPKMNFLAKSTPELILKRIYEKSDDDLKAVYARILEKF